Proteins encoded together in one Aurantiacibacter aquimixticola window:
- a CDS encoding TonB family protein, giving the protein MDEHADQMGRVRRDSICGRSSFGKGRMINMSNFTEYFIPFAAAAMATTMPAYAQDAPTQADGEIIIEPSQERVVYAQRVSRQLDRNLARHNVPLRTDASGIVRVRFTADGNGRAHDVEVMEDSGSRFLERAAIWAVSRLSDIAPTFAHDPAGQRMQANIVFANSWTEGRRLTRQLEEEEAARLASQADDDEHVLALNIGTSVRR; this is encoded by the coding sequence TTGGACGAGCACGCCGATCAAATGGGACGCGTACGGCGCGACAGCATCTGTGGCCGATCATCTTTTGGCAAAGGAAGGATGATCAACATGAGCAACTTTACCGAATATTTCATACCATTTGCCGCGGCCGCAATGGCCACCACAATGCCTGCCTATGCGCAGGACGCACCGACGCAGGCCGACGGCGAAATCATCATCGAACCGAGCCAGGAGCGCGTCGTCTATGCTCAGCGCGTTTCCCGCCAGCTCGACCGCAATCTTGCCCGGCACAACGTACCACTGCGCACCGACGCCAGCGGCATCGTTCGCGTGCGCTTCACCGCCGATGGAAATGGGCGCGCGCATGATGTCGAAGTGATGGAGGATTCGGGCAGCCGCTTCCTCGAACGGGCGGCGATATGGGCCGTCTCGCGCTTGAGCGATATTGCGCCCACCTTCGCGCATGATCCGGCCGGACAGCGCATGCAGGCCAATATCGTTTTCGCCAATAGCTGGACTGAGGGCCGCCGGCTGACTCGCCAGCTCGAGGAGGAAGAGGCCGCACGCCTGGCTTCGCAAGCTGACGACGACGAACACGTGCTCGCCCTTAACATCGGGACTTCGGTCCGGCGATAA